CATACTTACTTTGTCGATGGCCAATTAGCCACGGGTGATGTGTTCTTTGATGGTACATGGCATACCGTACTCGTTGGTGGTTTAGGCGCAGGCGGCAAAGGGTTTTTTGCTTTGGATATTACCGATGCAAACGCCTCTAACGTCTCTCCCGAAACCGCCGCATTAAATGATCGCTTACTGTGGGAGGTCGATGCCAGCGATGATGACATCGGCTTTAGCTACAGCCGACCCACCATTGCCCGCTTAAACGATGATCGTTGGTATGCCGTCGTCGGCAACGGCTATAACAGTGAGTCTGGCAATGCGAAGTTGCTCATCATTGATATTGAAACTGGCACTGTGCGCGAGGTGACAGCGGACGATAACAACGGCAATACAGGCCCCAATGGACTGTCAAGCCCTTCTCTTATTGATATTGACGGCAACAATACAGCAGATGTTGCCTATGCTGGTGATATAGACGGCAACCTATGGAAATTTGATCTCAGTGGTGGCAGTCCAGAAGATTGGCGCGTCGCCTTCAACGGACAGCCTCTACTCGAGCTGGGGGACGGCCAACCCATCATCATCGCACCCGACGTTGTGCCCAACGTAGCCATCAGTGGTCACTTCGTTTATGTCGGCACCGGCCGTGCTTTTACCGATGCTGACCTCACCAACAATGACACGCAAAGTCTCTATGGCGTTATCGATAACGGGCAACCGGGTGTCATCGATAACGGGCCAGCACCTGGCAATACTCAGGTCGTTGACCAAACCTTAAGACCAAATAGCTTTAATACGCCATCACAATTTGTTAGAACAACAACAACCACACCTGTAAACCAGTTTGGCGATGAACCAAACCGCGCATGGCGTGTTGATTACCCTGCTGGAGAACGCTTTTTAACGGAAATACAAACCCGCGCAAGCCGGGTACAGGGGCTCACTTTCAACCCAATAACTAGCCCACGCGAGAACTGGCTAACACAACCTGCTTTCAATACTGGTGGCGCACCAAGGACTACCATCCTTGATCTCAATGGTGATGGTAGCCTGACGACAAGTGACCATGTCGATGGCGATGATGATGGCAGCGTCACCGCGGCACAAGAAGATATTCCCATGGGTTTATTACTCGGCCAGGGAATTCGATCACGTCCCACTATTGCGGTTATCAGCCGCGAAGTTGATACCGCACTGATCAATGGCTTATTTGTTTCTGCTATCCAATGCCCAGAACGGTTTCAAGACATTTGCCTTGGTCGCTTTAGTGACCTTGATAATGTTGAAGCTGAGTTTGATGCATTACAACGTGAAATAACTGCCCTCGATGCTATTATCAATCGACTAGGAGACGAACTCAGCGTACTAGAAGCTGACAGAACCGCTTTAGACGCAGCGCTGGCTCAACTTATTGCTGATGGTGCAGATGCCGACGCCATTCTCAACGCCGAACAAAACTTGGCAGACAATCAACAAAAGATTACTGACAACGAGTCAGCAACAACAACAAACCAGGAAGCATTAAGCGAACTAAGGGAACAAGAACAACGTGCTATCGACTTTCGCAATACGCTGGAAGATGACACTCGACTGCGCGAAACTGGCGGCATTCGTGACATTGACAACGTGGCAGTGGCGGGCATACGTAGCCTTGGGCCTAACTTTGCGTTAGGCCGTCATTCCTGGGTAGAGTTGGAACCTTAACTAAGGAACCTCTGATCAATTCATGGAACACAATCTTGCGACTGAAATATCCCAGCTCTTCGTCACCTAAGCGCCTACTGTTGGTGCGAATCTTATCAATAGCCCCACTATTGACAAGATTCGCGCCTAAGTCTGAAATATTTCAGTCAGCAATCTCGTTGTACCCCAGGGCACCTTCTTTGCCTTCGGCATTCACCTTGTCCCAGAATTAATTAGAGGTTCCCTAAGCATGCGCAAAAATAATAAAAATGGCTTCACACTTATTGAAGTGTTGATTGTCGTCGCCATTGTGGGAATTTTAGCGGCCATCGCCTACCCCAGCTATGTTGAACAAGTCAACAAAGTACGCCGAACGGATGCACAGGCCACGCTGGTAGAACTTGCTGCGAGATTGCAAGAATATTATGTCGACCAACCGCCGCCAACGTATGTCGGTGCAAGTCTTACTGGTGACAACGCGATATTCCCTAATGAGGCGCCATTAGACGGGGCAACTAAACACTATGATTTGAGTATTACTGCGCAAGACGCCCGTACATTTACTATTCAGGCTGAGCCTAAGACCGCAAGCCCAATGGCAGGCGACTTTACTTATGGACTTGACGCCCGTGGCGCAAAGCAACATTTCAAAGGCAGTGGCACACCTGTTGATGGCTGGCCTTAGGAGCCTGTCCGAGAATAGAGAACCTACTGCGGAAAAGCCATTTTGGCCAAATTCTCCGATTAAATTCATTAAATATGCTCAATATTTGCCCAACGGATATGCCCTTGGGGTACGCCTCATTTAACCGAAAAACCTGACTCAAAATGACTTTCCCTCGCTACGGTTCCTATTCTCGGACAGGCTCCTAGGATATTTCAACCCGCACTGATTGCAACACTTTCGGCAGTGAAAAATGAATCGTTTCTTTGCGGCCATGCTGATCTTCAACAGACTCACCGCCCCACTCTTGTAGGCGCGCAATAACATTTTGCACCAATATTTCCGGTGCCGAAGCACCCGCCGTAATGCCCACCACTTGCTTGCCTGTTAGCCATTCTTTTTTAACGTCTTCATGACCGTCAATCAAATATGCTTCAACACCACTGAGACTAGCCATTTCTTTAAGTCGGTTAGAATTAGAACTGTTTTTTGAACCCACCACCAAAACAAGATCGCTTTCTTGCGCCAGGTTTTTAACCGAGTCCTGGCGATTTTGTGTGGCATAACAAATATCATCCTTACGTGGGCCAAGAATATTTGGGAAACGCTCGCGTAATGCGTCGATAATATCCGCCGTATCGTCTACCGATAATGTTGTTTGCGTGACGAATGCCAGTGTATCGGGGTTTTTTACTGAAAGGTTTTTAACATCGTCTAGCGTCTCAACCAGATACATGCCACCAGCATCAATGCGCCGATACTGACCCATCGTGCCGACAACTTCAGGGTGGCCCTCATGGCCGATCAAAACACACTCACGCCCTTCTTTCTCGTATCTGGCAACTTCCACATGCACCTTGGTCACCAAGGGACATATCGCGTCGAACACACGTAAGTCACGCCGCTTGGCTTCTTCACGAACTGCCGTCGCCACACCATGCGCGCTAAAAATAACTGTGGCATCATCTGGCACTTCATCTAATTCTTCAACGAACACAGCGCCTTTGCCGCGTAAGCCTTCAACCACATAACGATTATGAACAACTTCGTGGCGCACGTAGATAGGTGCGCCATACAAGGCTAATACTCGCTCAACAATATCAATGGCACGATCAACACCGGCACAAAAACCACGTGGGTTAGCAAGAATAATTTTCATCGTATTGTTTTAATCGTCATTATTATGTTTTTCAGCGCCTTCATGCTTACCAAAGAACGTATCCCAAAGCAGTAATATAGCGCCTAGCGTTATCGCCGAGTCTGCAACGTTAAAAGCAGGCCAATGCCATGTCTGATAATAGACATCAACAAAATCGACAACATAGCCCAATTGAATACGATCAATCACATTGCCTACTGCACCACCAAGCACAAAACCCAGGGCAACTGCCAGTAAGCGCTCACTGTGATGCAGACGCCACAACCAAACCAAGAGCACAACACTAATAACAATTGCCAAGCCCGACAACAACCAACGTCCAACATCGCCTGACTCATCAAACATACTGAAAGCCATGCCCGAGTTATAAACCAGCGTCATATTAAGACCCGCAAATAGTGCCTCAGGCTGATGCAATACTAAGGCATTTAATGCCCATATTTTAGTGAATTGGTCGATAGAAATAACGACTATTGCTATCGTCACGCCCAACTTAAAAAGAGATTTCATAGGGGGGCATTCTCAATCAATAAGGCCGCCCTGCTGAGCCTGTTTTTTTGTCCAGCAAGGCAGAGTGAGCGCGGTGTAGTGGTGCTACACAAGCGAGCAACTACGTGCCCTAGGGGTATAACGCCGCTGGACAGAAAAACAGGCTCAGCCCTTCGGGTTGTCCCTGACAAAACGCCAGGCTGTGTTGTTCGTCGTTCATTTGCAATAAGCAAATCTCTCTCCTCACGCCTTGCTTGGCGTTTTGTCAGGGACAACAGGGTGGCCTTATTGATTGAGAACGCCCCCCATTACTAGAAAAAACGGCGTTGCTCACCGTCCCCCTCTATATTGTCGATACAACGCCCACACAATGTTGGATGCTGATCATTGTCACCAATACCTGCACACCGATGCCAGCAACGTTCGCATTTTTCGTTGGTCGATGATGAGGCGTCAATCTTAATTAAAGAGTCGCCAACCGATACTTCAGGCGCATCTTGGCACGCTTCGTTTTCATTTAAAACCTTAGCCTCTGAGGTGATAAAAGCAAAACG
The genomic region above belongs to Gammaproteobacteria bacterium and contains:
- a CDS encoding prepilin-type N-terminal cleavage/methylation domain-containing protein; the protein is MRKNNKNGFTLIEVLIVVAIVGILAAIAYPSYVEQVNKVRRTDAQATLVELAARLQEYYVDQPPPTYVGASLTGDNAIFPNEAPLDGATKHYDLSITAQDARTFTIQAEPKTASPMAGDFTYGLDARGAKQHFKGSGTPVDGWP
- the ispH gene encoding 4-hydroxy-3-methylbut-2-enyl diphosphate reductase, with amino-acid sequence MKIILANPRGFCAGVDRAIDIVERVLALYGAPIYVRHEVVHNRYVVEGLRGKGAVFVEELDEVPDDATVIFSAHGVATAVREEAKRRDLRVFDAICPLVTKVHVEVARYEKEGRECVLIGHEGHPEVVGTMGQYRRIDAGGMYLVETLDDVKNLSVKNPDTLAFVTQTTLSVDDTADIIDALRERFPNILGPRKDDICYATQNRQDSVKNLAQESDLVLVVGSKNSSNSNRLKEMASLSGVEAYLIDGHEDVKKEWLTGKQVVGITAGASAPEILVQNVIARLQEWGGESVEDQHGRKETIHFSLPKVLQSVRVEIS
- a CDS encoding lipoprotein signal peptidase produces the protein MKSLFKLGVTIAIVVISIDQFTKIWALNALVLHQPEALFAGLNMTLVYNSGMAFSMFDESGDVGRWLLSGLAIVISVVLLVWLWRLHHSERLLAVALGFVLGGAVGNVIDRIQLGYVVDFVDVYYQTWHWPAFNVADSAITLGAILLLWDTFFGKHEGAEKHNNDD